The Cervus canadensis isolate Bull #8, Minnesota chromosome 13, ASM1932006v1, whole genome shotgun sequence genomic interval GAGCACACCCAACTCCCTCATCCACAGGGACACAAACTCCCAGAGAGGTGGAGTGACTTGTCCACAGTTACAGAACTGGCTGGTGGCGGAACCAGAAGAAAGGTATGTGTCTTCAGCCTAGTCATACCACCTGAATTTCCCCATCTTATCTTCCCAGATCTGGAGTGCAGGCCTTAGTTTTGTGTCTTGGATGGCTCCTTCGGTCCACAGTCTCTTGCTCTTCCTCTGCAAGAAGCAAGGACTCTTAGTGCACAGCAGAGTGTTGCCATGGTGATTATATAGTTTAAGGCCTTTGGAGGTTAGTGGTACCCAGATGCCTTTAACCTTTACATGGAAGAGGTTTTGCAGAAACTATCAAATTTGTAAAGATATTCAAAGTCTAATTAGTGACAGGATGCTGTAATTAAAAACCACTGAGCTGATAGAGTCATCAGGAAACTAGAAAGTTCATCCCTCCATCTCAGATGGAAACGTGTCTACCCTGTGTTTAGAGCTTCCCAGGGGAGAAACTTcagtcttttctctttcacttgttATAGCTACTGATTATTTTTGCTAGAAACAATCCCAGGGAAAGATGTAAGGATTCTTTCacctatttacttattttgtctgtgctgggtcttcattgcagtgtacaggggtttctctagttgcagtgcatgggcttagtagccctgtggcatgtgggaccttagtttcctgaccagggatcaaacccgcgttcCATGCATTACaagacaaattcttaaccactgggccaccagggaagtcccattcttGCCTCTTCAGTAGTCCACTTCTGCTTTCTGGAAAATGGTCTTTGCTTCTCCACCCGCATACTTCCAAGCCCTGAACTGGGTCCTTGTCATCTCCCAAGATGCAGATGTCATTTACTGGCAGAGAGAGAGGTAGAGAAAGCAGATTCGACTGCTATTCCTAGTTCTGTTAATAGATACAACCTTGGGAAAGTTCTGTCACCTCTTCCTCATGTCAGAAATCAATAGACTGGATGACCTCTAAAAAACTTCCAGTTCCAAAAATCTAACCCTCTAGTTTGCCATTGAGCTAAACTTGACTATTTCTTCCTCAgcgtattttatttttaaacaaaatgtaataGCAAAAAGGTCTCTTTTGTATGTAAGAGAATAAACTTACATGATGAAATTACAGATATTAGAAGTGCTATTTTGGGGCAAGACACCATGTAGGCAATGTCTTCTGGCCACTCAAGGCAGTTCTGCCCATCATGATCACGGTTTTCATATTTAgcgaaatttagaaaaatttcactattttcatatttcatatcaGGAACCAGATCTGAACTATATCTGATACCCAGTATTAGAAGCaatcttcatttctgttttttggctATGGATGCATGAGTATGCATTATATTATCAGCAGAAgatgttaaatatataatttagtaTTAGTGGTATTAGTCTCAAGTATTAGGCCAGATTAGCATTTGATGTATTAGTTCTTCAGGGGTTACAATTAACACTTGAATTTCCAATTGCTATATCCACTAACTGAATTGTGATTTGACTTTTAATCCCACAATGAGGTCACCAGCATTGACAACCTAGTACTGATTAATTAATGACAATTCTTTATTTGCAACTGTGTCTGAGATTAGGTAAGTCACATCCTCTGATTATTGTAGACTCTTCAGGCAAACATTTGGGGATGGCCTTTCCTTATTATGGCATTTTTCAGCCTAGCTGTCTGAGAAACATATACTGAATTCAAGCCTTTAAAAGCCTCGTAAGAAAACCTACACATCCTTTActctccctcttcttcccacCTGCCTTCTAGAAGCTGAGTCTTTGGTCTGCTGCTTTGATCCAAGCTCTCTACACAAGGTACCCCATCACTGTCTCAGAACAGAGGCGTCAGGCATCCATCACAGATAACAGGTGAGTAGGTCAAATATAAAATTGTCTACTACTATAATTAGTAATGTCTTTTAGGCCTTCTATCAATATGATGCTTACTTCTTGGCTCAGATGGACATTCCTAAATACTTACCAACCTGTAATagtacttttgggcttccctggctcagcggtaaagagtatgcctcccaatgcaggagatgcatgttcaatccctgggtcgggaagatctcctggaggaggaaatagcaatccactgtagtattcttgcctggtaaatcccatggacagtggaacctggtgggctacagtccatggggttgcataagagtcaaacacaacttagcaaccaaacaactaAAACAAATACTACTTTTAGATGGAGTTGATACACTCAGCTTCAAGGTTTAAACCTTGAAGCAGGCAAGATGTGGAAATTTTTGTAACTgaatgcatgtatttttaaaaccatgtCACACCAGAATCTTCCCAGAGCTTTCCTAAGACAAGGAGTCTGAGATAAGGAGATGTAGCATCCTTCCTAATAACCCTGTAGGTGGGCTCTTCCCTGGTCTGCTCTCCAATTCAGAGACTGAGAGCTGAAGTCTCCCCCACCCTCAGCTGGGACACTGGCTCAGGTGGGACACGAGCCCTCCTGTACTGACTCAGTTTCCACTGGGACAATGACCTTCATGCTACTGAGGATCCAACTGCTAATTCTGTGCACAACACTTCCTTGATTGCTGTCCTCCACACTCTGAACATTGCTATCCACGATGTGCCTTTCATTTGTGGGTGAAACCCTCTGCCCACCCATTTCTATGGCATGTAGACAACCAGACTCTCCTATCTGCCTTACACCTCTCAAACCCCATCCAGGAAAGCTATCAAAGCCTTACCACCAGTTGCAATCCCTTTCTCAACAAAAGCACACTGCTCTGGCACATCAACACTCCCACTGAGGAAAATGACATCTGCTGGTTCCATGTTCCACAGAAGAGGAACTTGATACAAACTCCCTGAAGCAATCAGTGATTGAAGCATTAACAGGCACCCAATACCTGCGTTTGTCCCCATATCATTCCATCACTCCAGATTTCTACACTAAAAGCCTTTAGGGGAGTTGTAAAGAAAGAAATGCCCTAGGCTGCTTATGTCTACCAAGGATTTCAGGTCTTCTTGGATTGATGGTACAGTAATAGAATGCTGAATTCTTCTCTCCATACAACAATAAATGTAGACGGCTCTGGGCAGAGAGACATGACCATCCTGTCTGTCTCCCAGTTCATTTTGTACCAACCGAGATGTACCAGAGGTAGGGAATGAGGTACTTAGTATGTACCTGGTGACTTTTGCCTGAATAAAATGGGGGTTGTCATGCCTACGCATTGTACTTGGATCATGTGGAGAATAGACAGGGAATTGGTTCTCCAAAAGATTTGCTATGAAATGCTTCTCATACCACCTGAGGGAGGCACTAAGGGAGAATGATGAATTATTCTGTGTGGCTTATGTCAAACCTGCTTTTTAGGCTGGGGAAGTAGTCATCAGACAGAAGGGAGAAAACCAAGGCCATAGCTGCATGGTTCCTGATTTTAGCAAAGGGAGATCCCAGACCGTAAGATGCAGAGTATGGAAAATTCTCCTGATGTCCGCAGCATGGTGGGCAAAGGGGagctcccccgcccccagcaggcATCTACCCTAGACCAATGGCTGCAGTTTTCCTGAAAAGTAAGAGCTTTCATACTCTTCTCCTGACAGTGGGTGGTCTTGGTTCCAGGACCTGTGTCAGCCCTTGCACCTGGGATAAAAGGTGTGGGATGAGCCAGATAATTCTCTGGAAGAGTTCTGCCTCACTCCATCCTTTATCGAATCTCCATCGcaacctctctctgtctctctctcacacacacagtcaagcCAGACATGCCTTCACCTGTGTGTTCACTAATCACCCAGCCTCCTACGCAGCAatatcctccatccatgggacacCCACATGTCACACACAGAGCGCTTTTTAACAATCCAAGCAGCCCAGGAAactatccttttcttcttttcgcTCTCATTTTCCCCCTAAaaaaggtctttttaaaaaaatatatgtattaaaccAGGTCAGTTTTACCTCATAGGTTCATGTGGCTGGAGCTGATTGACAAGAAAAAcaatcacaaaataaatatttttgttcttttttcttttttcttaaaaaaaaaaaaaaaaatttccctataCATGGTCTCTAACTTGACAGAGCTGCTTTCTTGGACAAAACAGATGCTGTTGGAAGAGGCGCTCTGGCTGGACCATGAGCGGAACATGGAGGCAGCCAGGCCCTGAAACTGGGGAGGTCGAGGAAGCAGAGGAGCTAAGGGAGCAGGTGGGAACACGGCTGCCTGCCTGCCCTGAGCGGTCCTCTGGGTGTTCCCTGTTTCCCAAGGGAGCCCGCTGGAGGAGCAGTCCGTGTCTGGCGAGCTCAGTGGAGGCAGCGTACAAAAAGGAAAGAACCAACGTGGGGGAATCATGAAACAGCGCCATTTTAAGAAATCTggttaaaaagaatacaaaagtgACCCCACAGAGGGGGAGGCAGTGTTCCTACCCCTCCCGTTGTTGTTCCGTCTTGCTCTCTTAAATGATAAGAATCACTTTCAAGGATTTGTGTGTTGCTGGGTTTGGCTGGTTCTCTTACTGAATCTCTCCCTTGGCTCCTCTCCTTCAGCTGCATTCATTTGAGAAAGCACCGACTTTACAGCTTCAGGGCTGCTGAGTGGTCGCCTCCTggtgcgagtgtgtgtgtgtgtgtgtgtgtgtgtgtgggcacgtGCGTTGTGCACATGTGCAGtggctgtttctctctctcccgcCTGCTTCAGTCCAAGCCCCGAGGTCCCATCTGCTGGGTGCTGACGGTCTTCAGGGAGCACCTGTTGGCACTAAGGTGAGGGCTTGGATGATCTCCGCACCCTGGATTCGTGGGTCCCTTCCCTGCCCGGCGCTGGAGTGGGTCCCCCATTAGCTACAGAGTTTGCCGGTCTCATATTCCACAGGGTTTGGCAGCTTGGAGTTGAAAGCCCTCAGAGAAGACTGGATCCTGCCCACCTCATTGTTGGCCAGCTTGAGCCGATGCCGGAGCAAGCAGGAGAAGAGGTCAAGCCGGACCTTGCCAGGTGGAGAAAGCTGGTTGACCCGGTCCCTAAGCTCGATGAGCTGCAAGAGGGCAGAGTCCTGGGAACCTTGCGTGTATGGGTAGTCTAATTGGAGAATTAAGTCCCGGATGGCATCTGGGTCAAAGGGCAGGCTGTAACCAAAGACCTGCAAGGTATTGATTTTCATGTAGCCCAAGTTCTTGGAGGGATCGGTCATCTCCAGGGGCTCGTAGTAGATTGTCTCGTTGGAGTTGTCGTCCAGGGACTTGATTCGGCTCCGTAGGTAAACGTGGACCGTCTCAAAGAAGGTCTTCCACCTGTTGCCCAAGGTGATAGTCCAGTTTTGGCACTGGGCGGCTGCATCCACGTTAGTCCTCTCCCAGTCGGGGAAGCTGCCCTCACTCACGGGCATGAACCAGCTCTCAGAGTGGCTGCCCCCGAAGGGGTTGACGTAGATGGCCATGACAGGCTCCAAGGTGCTGTTCTTGGTGAGGCAGATCTGCAGGGACAGGGCCAACATCACGTGCACCAGCCCAGGCTTGTACTTGTTGCTCTTGAGGGTGAGCAGCATGCGCTTCCTCCAGGAGGGGTCGAACCAGCTGCCCAGACGCATGTCGTTGCTGATGAAGATGGAGTGCACCTCGATGCGGCTGTCCCGCTTCTGCAGCAGGTACTTCAGCTCCAGGTCCTGCAGGTCCGTCTCCAGCCCCAGAAAGTTCTCCAGGGACTCAGCCACCTCGGGGCGGCACAACCCCTGGGCGAGCACGTAGCCTGGGTTGCAGCTCCCACAGCGGGTGCTGTTGTCCGGGGCGCAGTGGGCACAGGCAGGCCCTTCGCCCAAGGCACAGGGGATGGGACCCTGGCAGGAAGACTGGTCGTAGGGGCAGGTGCAGCTGTGGCTCTGTTCCAGGAAGGTGCCGGGGAAGGTGCTCTCCCCACAGTAGAGGAGGGACTGGATACGGTTCCACCAGTAGGGCAAGGACCTGTGGGAGGGGAGACAGAAATGAAATGAGAGTCACAGGAAGCCACACACTGCTGCTTCCCTGAGGGTGCCAGGAGGCTGACTAATAGGGAAGTTGATGAGGCAGATAAAAGCCCCAGGTTCTCTGAATGATGGAAACCCTACTGTACCACTTTGGGATGACCAGCAAGGCCTGGAGCTGGGTGTCTGATCTTTCAGCATCAGAAAGGTCTGACATCAAATTTGCACTCATCCCTCCCAAGTACCACCTCATTCCCTCATTCAAAAGCCTACAGAAGCGCTCAGCGTCTTCCATATCCAATCTAGTCTTCAGCCTCTTAACGAAGATCTTCCAACAACTGGCTCTCCAAACCTCCCAATGATGTGCCCACCTCTTTCCCTCTTCACAATGTAGATCTGTCCTTTCTAGAACTCTCCCATCAAGGACAGGACTTCTCTATGGTTGGCTCCCTCTCTTAAGATTTAGATTTCAGTTCTTATGATACCTCCTCAAAGAGGTCTTCCGTGACTCCCCTCAAAAGCACCACCCAGCCCCTCTCTGTCATATCATGCTGCTTTGATGTGATCCACAGCCACGATCAGTATCAAAATGGATTCTGTTTGTTTACCGTTGACTTGTTCAGAGACGGCTCCCCTGCAAATGCCATGAGAGCAGGGACACTGCATTCTTCACCAACACATCTTCAGAAACTAGGATTGTTCCTGGCGCCTGGTAAGCATTTCCTAACTATttcttggggggaaaaagaaCCTTTCTCAAAAGCCCTTGCTGGTCTGTCCTTTCCACTCATGTGTCCCTTGTCTCCTGTGCCTCAGTTAGAGGTGCACCTCTGGGTTCCTGTGAGGGCAGCACCCTCTCCTGGAACGCTCTGGCTCACAAGCACCAGACCACTTTCATCTCCTCCTGGACAATCTGGTCAAGACAACCTTCTCCCAGGTGGCTTTTCTCTTGGACCTTTGATATTATTAGGACATGTCTTTGATTTATGTttttcccttatggctcagctggtaaagaatctgcctgcagtgtgggtgacctgggttcgatccctgggttgggaagatcccctagagaaggaaaaggctacccactccagtattctggcctggagaatattctggcctggagaattccacggactgtatagtctatggggtcacaaagagtcggacacaactgagcgactttcactatcacTAACatgaatctgggcttcccaggtggtgctagtggtaaagaacctgcctgctaatggaagagacgtaagagatgctggtttgatacctgggtcaggaagatcccctgaaggagggcatgacaactcactccagtattcttgcctggagaatccccatggacagaggagcctggcaggctacagtccatggggtcacaagagtcggatataactgagcgactgagcacacaacatGAATTTACATAGCTGCTGCATAGTaataatttttagttttgatgTTCCTATATATTTATTATGTCTTTCCAATTAACAAGTACCCTCACTGCTTAATCTTAGGCCATACAAGGTAGACTCAACAAAGGCTTGTTGAATGCATGTGTGAATGAGCGATGGATGCTTAAAGGCCAGTGATAACCCAGCCCTGTCTGTTCCTAAAGGCACAGGGCCTCAGCTCCCTTCGCTCTTGTGACTCAGAGTAGAGCTGCTGTTGGAAATGATCTACCGTGTGTTTCTCATCACACATAATCAGCGTGTGAGCTTTAACTCCACCCTTTACTTTCCTCAAAGActtattaaaatggaaatgagtGAGTGAGAATGAGAGTATTATTAGAGTAACATTCGAATCgactataatttatataaaagtaaaattagcttctcttttttttttcacttcagacACATCTCATAATTGAGAATGAAGCGCAAGTAGGTCAAGATAACAGGAGCCTCTGAAAGACCACATGTGGGTCAGCACGCCCAGCCCTGCCGCGTTGGGCAGGGGCCCTCCAGGGCCTCAGCCACTGTCATGGGCGGTGTGTCTCTGGCTCAGACACAGGGGTGCTCACCTCTCCTTGGGCAGACGGAAGCGGGGCTGCCGGTGACAGCGCTTGCAGAGGTTGAAGAGCCGACGGACAATGCGATGGGTCTTTTTGAACAGCACTCGCAAGCTGGCTCCCAGCTGCTGGTAGCGGTGCTGGAGGCTGGTGTCCACTGCCCAGAACTGGGAGATGGCTGTGGAGTTCAGGAATCTGTCATCTGGCAGTCGCTTCAGCAGGGCCTGGAATTCCTCTGTGGGTAAGGACACACAGGCTGAGCTGAGGGGGTGCCCTTCAGACCCTGGGTGGACAAGAGCCCCCCCTGCCCCCAAGACCCAGCTTGCCCATCCATCACTGTATGAGGCAGGAGGCTTCACACCATTCTCCCAggacttttgatttctttctttttaaacagctttattgagaaatgATTGACATACCATAAGATAAGGCTCCAGGATTCTTCCCCCTCCATCCTATCTCTAATATGCTTCTGAATTTCAAAACACATCTCTGTCACCACCCATGTGGCCAGTGACCTTGGGGCGCATCTCTTTTGCCATTAATACCTCCTTATAAATTATGCACAACCTTCTTGGATCACACCACAGCCCCCTTAGGGAAGGTGTGAGGCACTGGTTAAGGTGAGGGTGGGCAAGACTGGCCAATGCGGGCACAGAAGACGGAACACCCACCTCAGAAGCCTTAGAAGGCTTTCAGTTTCTGAGACCAGCCTCTTCCCCCAACATCCTTCTCTCTGACTCTAGCACATCCTTCCTGTCTTTTGAGATTCACCCCTTGACCAGATTAAGGACttcctgtagctcaaacagtaaagaatctgtgtgtagtgcaggagaccagcgttcgatccctgggtcgggaagatcctctggagaagggaatggcaagccatccagtattcctgcctggagaatcccatggacagaggagcctgtcgggctatagtctgtggggctgcaaagagttgggcacgaccgagcgactcacacacacaccttggcTAGATATGCATACGTTTTTGAAGTTAGTCCAGAAGCAGAGTGCTTTCTGGTTCTTAGCTCTTACAAGTCTGAGTTCTCCTCAGAGCTTCCTGGGAACAATGTGTTTTCTGAAGTCATGCTCAGATCTTTGTCCACAAATCTGCTTTTACTTAGGACCTGCAGCCATCAGGTCTCCTGTTAGGGGTCCGAATAGCCCTCCTTCACTCATTAGAAGTAATTCATAATGCTGAAAGCCCTAAGTCCTTGCCTACATACTCAAGCATCCCACTACCATCTTAACTACCTACCCATACTACCACCCTGATGCCACCACCACTGGTCCAATGCAGCCAGGGTTGCTATTCTCCTTAGCTACTGAATACCTTGTCTAAGACTTGAGCTGGCAGTGCCTGGGTCCTCCACTCATTCTGATTTCTCCAGCCCCTGGTTCTTCATCCCCCACCCAGATGACTGGAAACATCACACCTAGTAATGACATTAACAAGTAGTATGTGCATAGTTCTGCTTATAAAACACTTAAGTATACAAAACGGCACAGAGAATAACAAAATGAACTCCCACAAGTCCACCACCTAGATCTTGCCATCTTGCTATATTGAATTCAGCTTTTTTGGAAGAAATAGGCAAAGCAAATATACTTGAAGGCCCTAAACTTCCCCTCTGTCTTTATCTAGATGTAACTACTCTCTTGAATGTTTTATCattatcatatattttttaacattttctatgaATACATTTATCCATGAAAATATTAAGTATTGGCTAGTATGGTTTCAAACATCAAGTAAATAGTACTAAATATGCATTatgttaataatttatattatattattattatataagtattacataaatataaatatgtatgtaacaCATAGTCTTTTTCATTTGCCTTGTTTTATCCAATATTGTTTTCTGAGACATATCCACATAACTACTATTCACGTAGTAGTGAAATGTATATCATGCAGAGTTCTTCATAATTTTATCCACATTGTTCCATATGAGTCATCCATCCACTGATTACTATCATTTTCCtacatttacagatgaagaaatggaggcacTGAGTGGCTGCATGGCTAAATCAAAGTCATACAAAGGGTCAGTAATAGAGAGTACTAGGTCTGCCCAAGATGCTACAGCAAAATACAACAGAAtggatggcttataaacaacCAAAATGTATTTCCAggggctggaagtccaaggtcaagaggCTGCGGCCAGGTTCTGGTGAAGGTCCTCTCCTGGGCTGAAAATGTCCAAATTCCTGCTGGGTCCTCACGTGGTGGAAGAGGTAAGGGATCTCTCTGGGAACCCTTTTATGTGAGAGTGCCAGTCCCATTCATGAAGAGTCtgctctcatgacctaatcacctccccaggccctcacctcctaataccatcaccttgggcATTAgattttcaacatatgaattgggggcggagacacaaacattcaatccTTATCACAGAATAAGAAGTCAAAACCCAGTCCTCTGAATCTAAGTCTCAAGGTGACACTGATATCAGTTATACTTGCACTAAGCAATCACCGGCATGAACTAGTGACTCCTAGAAACATGCTATGCacctcactcattcaacaaatattcactgtgCACCTAACGTGCAGGCACTGTGGAATCTGTGGCAAATAAGATAGATGAGGTCTAAGGCCTTGATTATATTTACCTTGGCTTATTAGGTCCTTGAAATGCATCTCTTTGGTAGGTATTAGGTCTATTTGCATATACAACAAAAGAAAACGACTGAGACTTGGGGCAGTGATATAACCTGCTGGAGGTCACAGACCAGTGACGTGGCTGAGTCAGGAACCAAGCTGAGTGTCCCGTGGAGTACCTCATGGGCTCCTCCCATTCATAGGGAGGAAATCTGGGCCAACCCACTGCTCACCTGACTCCTCGAACTGCCGGTTGTGAGTCGCCCAGGAGTCCTGGATCTGCAGCAGGCTGTCCTCCATGGCCTGGATGTCGGCGTCAGGACAGTTGCATTCTGGAAAGGTAGGGCTGCACTTGCACCAACAGTCATTCCCCTTGCAGATGAGCTCACCCTCGGAGCTGCAAGTGATGTAGCTGAGCGCAGCAGCCACGAAGCGCTCACGCAGGTACTCGGGCAGCAGCACCTGCAGGCCTAAGGAAAAGATGTATCAGGGAAAACTGCCGGGCGGGACCAGTGGGTACTCGCTTTCCCACACCCGAGTCCGCAGAGTCCCCGGCTGGAGTTCTGCTGACTTGAGCATCCTGGGTTCAAGGATGGGCACCCCAGGCCTGATCCTGCTAAGCTGGTTGGGATAGAGGGTTACTGCTACCCCTGTGACAGATGGGGTACATCAAAGCTCAGGGCTTAGTTGAACCCTCACATCAGCCAAATTGAGAACGTGCCTATCATATGAACGGGCTTCTTGGCTACATGTCAGCATTTCTAGGATAGAAATGCGATGGTGTTTCAGATAAAGGAAGAGCTAGAGTCCTCATGGGGGAAAATCATCAAGGCTTGTTGGACTTTTTGCTCTGCCTCCAAGAGCCATTCTATCTCTAACTTCTCTGAGATGAGCAGCGGGCCTCCTAGGATATTACTAAATGCTGACCCTCCTGGGCCTCCCACCTTAGCCCTGAAGACCAAGGAGGCTGCCCTGCTTAGGAGGTAGGGACAGGTGTTGTGGGTATGTAGTGGCCAGGTATGACACCAAGTAATACTTCCCATATATGACTGCAGGTAACACTTGTGGTCATACCGAGGCTGTTACAGGTGAGGAAGTCCAATCCTCATGAGCACAGTGGTCTGCCCAGGGCACAGTGCTAGTAAAGCCAGCTTATGCCCTTGTCCCCTTGGGTCCTACCGCACAACTGGGACTGGCTGCCCATCTCAGGCTTTCACTCTTGAGGAGATTTGAAAGCAAGGTGGTGGTAGATGCCCCAAGTTAGATATGAATGCCTCTCAGCTCTCTTTTCTAATTAGCTTCCTCTGGTCTTGAATATAATCCACTCAGTTACTCCAAGATTCAGTTTTCCTACCCATCTGTGGTGCCTGCTTGcggagtcacttcagtcatgtctgactctttgcaatcctatggactatagcccaccaggcccctccgtccataggatttcccaggcatgaatgctggagagggttgccatgcccttctcccaatccagagattgaacccatgtctcttgtgtctcctgcattggcaggcgggttctttaccactagcaccactggaaTGGTGGATATTGGTTTATCAGCAGCAGGATAGACTCCTAGTTGGCTTCTAGCCAGACAGAGTGGCTGTTGGAAGCCTATGAAGAGGTGAATGAATCACAGGCACACCTTGGGATGCAAGCTGGCCAGGTTCGATATCAGACCCACAGGCGGCTCCCTGAATAGGGACCCTAGGAGACACTGTGCCAGGAGAGTGAGGGACAGGAGGACTTCTGGATGGGATGGGCTCCCCTTTCATCAAATATCTGCCGGCTCTTTATCATCACACCCTTGACCTTGGCAGGAAATCAGAGAGTCCAAAGGATGTATCCCGGTGTCagcagaccttaaaataaaacttagaatTGCAGCTGCAGTAGATGTTTGTTGCTCTTGTTTGAGATCTACTCCTGTCCAGAACTGCtcctatgttttcctttcttggtGTCCCTGCAGTGGCACTTGAGCAGCCCACCCCATGTACCCTGTCCACATGTGCTTGCTTCCCACACTCACCCCTCTCCAAGCCCTTTCTTTTCACCTCCCCCATtagctccctcctcctccccataaCATTTCCTATTGCTATAAAATAAGTGCCCTGAGCAATGTCTGCATGAGTGATGGGCTATAAAATTAAATGGCATAAACCATTCCAAATGAACCACCAGACACTCTGAACTTCACTCATCGCTAATTTCCAGAAACAAACCCAGCCCATCCAGGGACCTAGGAAAAGAGGGATGCTAATTGCGTTGCATTGCAAGGCTTTAAAGAAAGGaggcttttcctccttttttattatgtttcttgATGCCTAAAGCATTCAGGGGTTGCGTCTAACTCAGGTTGGCTGGAATTTGTCATCATAGATCCTAGGTGAGGGCTATTGATTTTCAAATACCAAGACAATCATATCTTAAACAGAGTACAATTCAGTTAGGCCTTAAGAAGAATGAACATTCCCCACTGCCAAACAGCTCTGACTCCATCTACATAGCTCTGCCCCGGGGATGCTTGGGGGACACCTGAGTGCATCCCCTTAtctcccagcctccagacctAGTGTCATTCctgttccttttgcttttctgtttctgcttGTTCTGTCCCCAGTTGAGGCTCCCATTCCTTTCAAACTCTTCTCCTGGCTTTGATCTCCCATGGAAGGATGCAGACTAGTAACAAAAAGTAGGGACCATTCTCAGGATAACCTGTAGTCCCACATTTTGCGTAGCTCTTAGTCGAGCTAGAGACGATGTCCCATGATCACTCTGCAAAGATCAGCTGTTCTGCAGAGGATTCTTTGGACAACAAGGGAGACTGCCCAGCTAGATCAAGGCACAGAAGGATGGGAGTGCTCTTGCTATAGGATAGTGACAGAGATCTGGGGCAGGACTAGGAGGCAGGAGGATTCGGGTGTCGAGTGGTTTGAGCAATGGTTGAGGTGTAAAGTAAACCATTTCAGAAGTTTTCTCCAAAGAGTGATGGAAAGTTGTTAATTACAGGTCCCAGAACTAGGGGTAGTTTTTGTCTTTGGAA includes:
- the BRINP2 gene encoding BMP/retinoic acid-inducible neural-specific protein 2, with the translated sequence MRWQCSARLRGLRPVAAAPWAALLALGLPGWVLAVSATAAAVVPEHHASTAGQPPLDWLLTDRGPFHRAQEYTDFVERYRQGFTTRYRIYRHKVPLGPLKGFHFRTAAATSPTPLIFPVSKQGEKWLPAPRVTETRTGPLGCSNYDNLDSVSSVLVQSPENKVQLLGLQVLLPEYLRERFVAAALSYITCSSEGELICKGNDCWCKCSPTFPECNCPDADIQAMEDSLLQIQDSWATHNRQFEESEEFQALLKRLPDDRFLNSTAISQFWAVDTSLQHRYQQLGASLRVLFKKTHRIVRRLFNLCKRCHRQPRFRLPKERSLPYWWNRIQSLLYCGESTFPGTFLEQSHSCTCPYDQSSCQGPIPCALGEGPACAHCAPDNSTRCGSCNPGYVLAQGLCRPEVAESLENFLGLETDLQDLELKYLLQKRDSRIEVHSIFISNDMRLGSWFDPSWRKRMLLTLKSNKYKPGLVHVMLALSLQICLTKNSTLEPVMAIYVNPFGGSHSESWFMPVSEGSFPDWERTNVDAAAQCQNWTITLGNRWKTFFETVHVYLRSRIKSLDDNSNETIYYEPLEMTDPSKNLGYMKINTLQVFGYSLPFDPDAIRDLILQLDYPYTQGSQDSALLQLIELRDRVNQLSPPGKVRLDLFSCLLRHRLKLANNEVGRIQSSLRAFNSKLPNPVEYETGKLCS